One Streptosporangium sp. NBC_01495 DNA window includes the following coding sequences:
- the nucS gene encoding endonuclease NucS: MRLVIARCSVDYVGKLTAHLPMAPRLILIKADSSVSIHADDRAFKPLNWMNPPCKLREEEGTWTVTHGKTGEKLVLTMEEIIHDTSHELGVDPGLIKDGVEAHLQELLAEHITTLGAGWTLVRREYMTAIGPVDILCRDHTGASVAVELKRRGNIDAVEQLTRYLELMNRDPLLAPVAGILAAQSIAPQAKTLAEDRGIRCVTLDYDELRGIERNDTLF, translated from the coding sequence ATGCGTCTGGTCATAGCGCGGTGCAGCGTGGATTACGTCGGGAAGCTCACCGCCCATCTTCCGATGGCGCCCCGGCTCATCCTCATCAAGGCCGACAGCAGCGTCTCCATCCACGCCGACGATCGGGCCTTCAAGCCGCTCAACTGGATGAACCCGCCGTGCAAGCTCCGCGAGGAGGAGGGCACCTGGACGGTGACCCACGGCAAGACCGGCGAGAAGCTCGTCCTCACCATGGAGGAGATCATCCACGACACCAGCCACGAGCTGGGCGTGGACCCGGGCCTGATCAAGGACGGGGTCGAGGCCCACCTACAGGAGCTGCTCGCCGAGCACATCACCACCCTGGGCGCGGGCTGGACACTCGTCCGCCGCGAGTACATGACGGCCATCGGCCCCGTCGACATCCTCTGCCGCGACCACACGGGCGCGTCCGTCGCCGTGGAGCTCAAGCGCCGCGGGAACATCGACGCGGTGGAGCAGCTCACCCGCTATCTGGAGCTGATGAACCGCGACCCCCTGCTCGCCCCGGTCGCCGGCATCCTGGCCGCCCAGAGCATCGCCCCCCAGGCCAAGACCCTGGCTGAGGACCGCGGCATCCGCTGCGTCACCCTCGACTACGACGAGCTGCGCGGCATCGAACGCAACGACACCCTGTTCTGA
- a CDS encoding ABC transporter permease: MNGLWLVARREIVTRGRTKAFVIGLVISAVLVAALAFLPKLFSGPDSYTVGLAGPQSQSLGPALTGAAKDVKLTIREFPDETAASGAVTAGDVDAAVVDGRRVLADGEVDRELGLLLETANQAAQTQRQLSEAGLDPAKVAAAMRVAPLEQVSVGADARYAGVRIGIASLLVMVLFFLLIYSSMYVAMGVVEEKGSRIVEILLTSVRPWQLLGGKIVGLGALALANMVVIIVAGLGAAAATGLAADLPPGMTGIVVSALFWFVLGYAFFAAMAAALGSLVSRQEDANSVLTPMTMLMMVAYLVAYFAAVQPNSPVSRILSLVPPFSSMVMPVRMAGGEVLAWEIAVAAALMLLATVGTLVLGARIYSRAVLRTGARVKLSDAMR; encoded by the coding sequence GTGAACGGGCTGTGGCTGGTCGCGCGGCGGGAGATCGTCACGCGCGGCCGTACGAAGGCGTTCGTCATCGGGCTCGTGATCAGCGCCGTCCTGGTCGCGGCACTGGCGTTCCTGCCCAAGCTCTTCTCCGGGCCCGACTCCTACACCGTGGGGCTCGCCGGACCGCAGTCGCAGTCGCTGGGACCGGCCCTGACCGGCGCCGCCAAGGACGTGAAGCTCACCATCCGGGAGTTCCCCGACGAGACCGCCGCGAGCGGCGCGGTCACCGCGGGCGACGTGGACGCCGCCGTGGTGGACGGCCGCAGGGTGCTCGCCGACGGCGAGGTGGACCGCGAGCTCGGCCTGCTGCTGGAGACCGCGAACCAGGCCGCCCAGACCCAGAGGCAGCTGTCCGAGGCGGGCCTCGACCCGGCCAAGGTGGCCGCCGCCATGCGGGTCGCCCCGCTGGAACAGGTCTCCGTCGGTGCCGACGCCCGCTACGCGGGCGTGCGGATAGGCATCGCGTCCCTGCTGGTCATGGTGCTGTTCTTCCTGCTCATCTACTCATCCATGTACGTCGCCATGGGCGTGGTCGAGGAGAAGGGCAGCCGGATCGTGGAGATCCTGCTGACCTCGGTCCGCCCCTGGCAGCTGCTCGGCGGCAAGATCGTGGGACTGGGCGCGCTCGCGCTGGCCAACATGGTCGTGATCATCGTGGCCGGTCTCGGCGCGGCGGCGGCGACCGGCCTCGCGGCCGACCTGCCCCCGGGCATGACGGGCATCGTGGTCAGCGCCCTGTTCTGGTTCGTTCTCGGATACGCGTTCTTCGCCGCGATGGCGGCGGCGCTCGGGTCGCTGGTGTCCAGGCAGGAGGACGCGAACAGCGTGCTGACCCCGATGACGATGCTCATGATGGTCGCCTACCTGGTCGCCTACTTCGCGGCGGTCCAGCCGAACAGCCCGGTGTCCAGGATCCTGTCGCTGGTGCCGCCGTTTTCCTCGATGGTGATGCCGGTCAGGATGGCCGGGGGTGAGGTTCTCGCCTGGGAGATCGCCGTGGCGGCGGCCCTGATGCTCCTGGCGACAGTGGGCACCCTCGTGCTCGGCGCGCGCATCTACAGCCGCGCGGTCCTGCGTACCGGTGCCCGCGTCAAACTCTCCGACGCGATGCGCTGA
- a CDS encoding DUF397 domain-containing protein — protein sequence MSVDDQPVDLSGAEWRKSARSNSQGGACVEVARNLPGVIAVRDSKNPNGPALVFTPAEWSAFLGGVLDGEFGTP from the coding sequence ATGTCGGTCGATGATCAGCCTGTAGACCTGTCGGGCGCCGAGTGGCGCAAGAGCGCGCGCAGCAACAGTCAAGGTGGTGCCTGCGTCGAGGTGGCGCGGAACCTGCCCGGTGTCATCGCCGTGCGCGACAGCAAGAACCCGAACGGCCCCGCCCTGGTCTTCACTCCTGCGGAGTGGTCGGCGTTCCTGGGCGGAGTGCTGGACGGCGAGTTCGGCACGCCGTAA
- a CDS encoding DUF5753 domain-containing protein, whose amino-acid sequence MEEVPMATRRYSPTVRRRRLASELRRLREERELTIDQVAAEIDWHATKLSRFETGRRAIQPSDVRALIAVYDVRAPESDRLLTLAREARQRGWWHTYGEAVPDWFEAYVGLESEATSLRVYEAEFVPGLLQTESYIRAVYRAGLIGDEDIEQRIAVRLARQQLLTGPEAPHLWAVVNEAAIRRMVGGPETMREQLSRLVETSELRNVTLQVLPFSVGAHAAMDGPFHVLSFGSDDPDVVYIEYTTGTLYLEKTPEVERYTLMFDHLRAAALPVEASRTLIAKIAAELER is encoded by the coding sequence ATGGAAGAGGTGCCGATGGCCACCCGTCGCTACAGCCCCACCGTCCGCCGTCGGCGGCTCGCCTCCGAGCTGCGCCGTCTTCGCGAGGAACGCGAGCTGACGATCGACCAGGTCGCGGCCGAGATCGACTGGCACGCCACGAAACTCAGCCGCTTCGAGACGGGCCGCCGCGCGATCCAGCCGAGCGACGTCCGCGCGCTGATCGCCGTCTACGACGTGCGGGCACCGGAATCCGACCGGCTTCTGACACTCGCCCGCGAGGCGCGGCAGCGCGGGTGGTGGCACACGTACGGCGAGGCGGTGCCCGACTGGTTCGAGGCGTACGTGGGCCTGGAGTCCGAGGCGACGTCACTGCGGGTGTACGAGGCCGAGTTCGTGCCCGGCCTGCTCCAGACGGAGAGCTACATCCGCGCGGTATATCGGGCCGGGCTGATCGGCGACGAGGACATCGAGCAGCGGATAGCCGTCCGTCTGGCACGGCAGCAGCTCCTCACGGGTCCCGAGGCGCCGCATCTGTGGGCGGTCGTCAACGAGGCGGCCATCCGCCGCATGGTGGGCGGGCCGGAGACCATGCGGGAGCAGCTATCGCGGCTGGTCGAGACCAGCGAGCTGCGCAACGTGACGCTGCAGGTCCTGCCGTTCTCGGTTGGCGCGCACGCCGCGATGGACGGCCCGTTCCACGTGCTGAGTTTCGGGTCGGACGACCCCGATGTGGTGTACATCGAGTACACCACTGGCACCCTGTATTTGGAGAAGACTCCAGAAGTCGAGCGATATACGCTGATGTTTGACCATTTGCGCGCAGCCGCACTGCCTGTAGAGGCTTCAAGAACGCTCATCGCGAAAATCGCGGCCGAGCTTGAGCGGTGA